Proteins encoded in a region of the Leptotrichia sp. OH3620_COT-345 genome:
- the rsxC gene encoding electron transport complex subunit RsxC, producing the protein MKNTGNEKMRIHSIKYITKKTGLSKMEDPEFFYVPLSQHIGQGSSEKVKKGDYINQYQKIGEITGNISAAIHSPVSGTVEEITESYTANGNVVKVVKIKNDFKYNMELGQKRKMEKLNDYTKEEILLTIKDAGIVGEGGAQFPTHVKYDIKDKVVETFILNGAECEPYLTADYTVMREWTEELFNGIKIVERLISPKEIVIGIEEENKELSQRLLEVIKNKNMENVRIQILPTEYPQGSELHLIKTVTGKEIGKGDLPINSGVVVSNVGTVKSIYDAFIEGKPLIERIVTISGEKTEKKGNYLLKIGTPLSHIVEKMNPEKEAKIIFGGPMMGEETKNMETPVVKGTSGVLFLSSDIDKIERNNCISCGYCVDVCPMGLMPMKFEEMYRKEKYKKLVKLNLDVCIECGACEYSCPSRVPLIKSIKEGKNVLREKGEIR; encoded by the coding sequence TATAGGACAGGGTTCATCGGAAAAAGTAAAAAAAGGTGATTATATAAATCAATATCAGAAAATAGGTGAAATAACGGGAAATATCTCGGCGGCAATCCACTCTCCCGTGTCTGGAACTGTGGAAGAAATTACAGAAAGTTATACTGCAAACGGAAATGTTGTCAAAGTTGTAAAAATAAAAAATGATTTTAAGTATAATATGGAACTTGGGCAAAAAAGGAAAATGGAAAAATTGAATGATTATACAAAAGAGGAAATCCTTTTGACAATAAAAGATGCAGGAATAGTAGGAGAGGGAGGAGCACAATTCCCTACTCATGTGAAGTACGATATAAAGGATAAAGTAGTGGAAACCTTTATTTTAAATGGTGCTGAGTGTGAACCTTATTTGACGGCAGATTATACAGTTATGAGAGAGTGGACGGAAGAGCTTTTTAATGGAATAAAAATAGTCGAAAGACTTATTTCTCCTAAGGAAATAGTTATAGGAATTGAAGAGGAAAATAAAGAACTTTCTCAAAGACTTTTGGAAGTAATTAAAAATAAAAATATGGAAAATGTCAGAATTCAGATATTACCTACAGAATATCCTCAGGGAAGTGAACTGCATTTGATAAAAACCGTTACAGGGAAAGAAATAGGAAAAGGAGATCTTCCTATAAATTCGGGAGTTGTTGTAAGTAATGTAGGAACTGTGAAGTCTATATATGATGCTTTTATAGAAGGAAAACCGTTAATCGAAAGAATAGTCACAATTTCGGGAGAAAAAACCGAAAAAAAGGGAAACTATTTACTTAAAATAGGAACACCGTTAAGTCACATTGTAGAAAAAATGAATCCTGAGAAAGAAGCGAAAATAATTTTTGGAGGTCCGATGATGGGAGAAGAAACGAAAAATATGGAAACTCCCGTTGTCAAAGGAACATCAGGGGTATTGTTTCTGTCTTCGGACATTGATAAAATTGAAAGAAATAACTGTATATCATGTGGATATTGTGTAGATGTGTGTCCGATGGGACTTATGCCTATGAAATTTGAAGAAATGTACAGAAAAGAAAAATATAAAAAATTAGTAAAATTAAATCTGGATGTTTGTATAGAGTGTGGAGCATGTGAATATTCCTGTCCTTCAAGGGTACCTTTAATAAAAAGTATAAAAGAAGGGAAAAACGTATTAAGAGAGAAAGGAGAAATAAGATAA
- a CDS encoding RnfABCDGE type electron transport complex subunit D, which translates to MEKVLKIYTPHIRISDSVTKVMTDVVLALLPAIIAAYMVYGIKPVFVIITSVISALLSEYLFSALFFKKHDSIKDISGVVTGILLGLTLAPFTPLYVVAFGASAAVIFGKLVYSGLGRNMFNPALVGREFMTVFFPTVMSSGAIWFNQEELRVSGVKFFSHLGDIPLFNYLDKTLLNPSGAIGEFSVFFLVIGGVYLLLRDRISWHIPVSLFLTVFFGYYLMFILEIEVSLSMGGLMLAGIFMATDMPSSPSNSAGKIYYGIMTGVAVIICWYQGIRFETLSYSILVLNAFTQSINYIFRPKVFGKNSVLKNRFIKGSGLTLIIGGTVYILTLLHHAALVSYLIYIYIFYTVIKLILSNEIK; encoded by the coding sequence ATGGAAAAAGTGCTTAAAATATATACACCTCACATAAGAATAAGTGACAGTGTGACAAAAGTAATGACAGATGTCGTTTTAGCATTGCTGCCCGCTATAATTGCAGCATATATGGTCTACGGTATAAAGCCTGTTTTTGTTATAATAACATCTGTAATAAGTGCACTTTTATCTGAATATCTGTTTTCAGCTTTATTTTTTAAAAAGCATGATTCAATAAAAGATATTTCCGGAGTTGTAACAGGTATACTTCTCGGGCTGACTCTTGCTCCTTTTACTCCTTTATATGTAGTGGCTTTCGGAGCGTCAGCAGCTGTAATATTTGGTAAATTGGTATATAGCGGACTAGGTAGAAATATGTTCAATCCCGCATTAGTGGGAAGAGAATTTATGACAGTTTTTTTTCCGACTGTCATGTCTTCAGGAGCCATATGGTTCAATCAGGAGGAGCTGAGAGTTTCGGGAGTAAAATTTTTTTCTCATTTAGGAGATATTCCTTTATTTAACTATCTTGATAAGACATTACTGAATCCTTCAGGAGCTATAGGAGAATTTTCAGTATTTTTCCTTGTTATAGGAGGAGTATATCTGCTTCTAAGGGATAGAATATCATGGCATATTCCTGTTTCTCTTTTCCTTACAGTATTTTTCGGATATTATTTAATGTTCATTTTAGAAATCGAAGTAAGTCTATCTATGGGAGGACTTATGCTTGCAGGAATATTTATGGCTACAGATATGCCGTCAAGTCCCTCAAACTCGGCAGGTAAAATATATTATGGAATAATGACGGGAGTAGCTGTTATTATATGTTGGTATCAGGGTATACGTTTTGAAACACTGTCGTATTCCATACTTGTATTAAACGCTTTTACTCAGTCTATAAACTATATTTTCAGACCGAAAGTTTTCGGAAAAAATTCAGTTTTGAAAAACCGTTTTATCAAAGGATCGGGACTTACACTCATTATAGGGGGAACAGTATACATTCTGACATTGTTACATCATGCAGCTCTTGTAAGTTATCTTATATACATTTATATTTTCTATACTGTAATAAAATTAATATTGTCAAATGAGATAAAATAG